The following coding sequences lie in one Glycine max cultivar Williams 82 chromosome 19, Glycine_max_v4.0, whole genome shotgun sequence genomic window:
- the LOC100818027 gene encoding YTH domain-containing protein ECT2 isoform X3 codes for MNLDGGMAQGVYGDSCSYMYHQGYGYTPYGTYAPPNSSSPMIQQDGQHYGLQQYQYPCSYYKSPASADVSFTPNKISVPQGEISTAVDADRVASSNVMNKGHTVNMANSDFTNKNGFNPFLTSSQHTSLNTNDSYQGTSLPAYASLSGYQGPRSTHGTQLPVPSDVSLVSDRQSKHGAKVGLSSSVVPVKDFTSQRNQRLPQPLPQYVSMSGSRHPSGLDLVSGFMNGMYPSNRMYSQYGNTFRPDSRFGSAGYGSRMGSFDSKFNGTGYGCGLKKSMDGFSELNKGPRAAKSSDNKNIKSLGPVTLLLKGQNLPVKSDNKEVPPVPDKEQYNGKDFAENYSDAKFFVIKSYSEDDIHKSIKYSAWASTPNGNKKLDAAYQEAKEKPGGCPIFLLFSVNTSGQFVGLAEMLGPVDFGKTVDYWQQDRWTGCFSVKWHVIKDIPNSVLRHITLENNENKPVTNSRDTQEVKFEKGVQIAKIFKEHSSQTCILDDFGFYEAREKATQEKKSKEQQLPKQVSKPSDFTFGTVTFPKSLDATLMNEAATANAAEGRMNAEGLVEGNGSTPTLGDSSKSC; via the exons ATGAACCTTGATGGAGGGATGGCTCAA GGTGTTTATGGGGATAGCTGCTCTTACATGTACCATCAAGGTTATGGTTATACACCATATGGAACATATGCACCGCCCAATTCGTCTTCTCCAATGATTCAACAAGATGGCCAGCATTATGGGCTGCAACAGTACCAGTATCCTTGTTCTTATTACAAATCTCCAGCTTCTGCTGATGTGTCATTTACTCCAAACAAAATCAGTGTTCCACAAGGAGAAATATCAACTGCTGTTGATGCTGATCGTGTTGCTTCATCAAATGTTATGAATAAAGGACACACTGTTAACATGGCCAATAGTgattttactaataaaaatggGTTTAATCCATTTTTAACTAGTTCCCAGCACACATCTTTGAATACAAATGATTCTTATCAAGGGACTAGCTTGCCAGCTTATGCTTCTTTGTCAGGCTATCAGGGTCCAAGAAGCACCCATGGTACACAGCTGCCAGTCCCTTCAGATGTGTCCTTAGTATCTGATAGACAGTCCAAACATGGAGCCAAGGTTGGCTTATCTTCATCAGTAGTGCCTGTGAAAGATTTTACATCTCAAAGGAATCAAAGACTTCCTCAGCCACTTCCACAATACGTG AGCATGAGTGGTTCCAGACATCCATCTGGACTTGACCTGGTTTCTGGATTCATGAATGGGATGTATCCAAGCAACAGGATGTACAGCCAATATGGAAACACATTTAGGCCTGATTCTCGTTTTGGATCTGCTGGGTATGGATCTAGAATGGGTTCTTTCGATAGCAAATTTAATGGCACAGGGTATGGCTGCGGTTTAAAAAAAAGCATGGATGGTTTCAGCGAGCTAAATAAGGGACCCAGAGCTGCCAAGAGttctgataataaaaatatcaaaagtcTTGGACCTGTCACATTATTACTCAAAGGACAGAACCTTCCAGTGAAGAGTGATAACAAAGAAGTTCCTCCAGTTCCTGACAAGGAACAGTACAATGGGAAAGATTTTGCTGAGAATTATTCTGATGCAAAGTTTTTTGTCATCAAATCCTATAGTGAGGATGATATTCATAAAAGCATAAAATATAGCGCATGGGCAAGCACCCCTAACGGCAATAAAAAGCTGGATGCAGCATATCAGGAAGCCAAGGAGAAGCCCGGTGGCTGTcccatatttttgttattttcg GTCAACACTAGTGGGCAGTTTGTTGGTTTAGCAGAGATGTTGGGTCCTGTTGATTTTGGTAAAACTGTAGATTATTGGCAGCAGGACAGGTGGACTGGTTGTTTTTCTGTGAAGTGGCACGTCATAAAGGATATTCCAAATAGCGTGTTGAGGCACATAACgcttgaaaacaatgaaaacaaaCCTGTAACAAATAGCAGGGATACTCAGGAG GTTAAGTTTGAGAAGGGTGTTCAAATTGCCAAAATTTTCAAGGAGCATTCAAGCCAAACATGCATCTTGGATGATTTTGGGTTCTATGAGGCTCGTGAAAAGGCGACTCAGGAGAAAAAGTCCAAGGAACAGCAGTTACCAAAACAG GTCAGCAAGCCCAGTGATTTCACATTTGGGACAGTTACATTTCCAAAGTCTCTTGATGCAACCTTGATGAATGAAGCTGCTACTGCAAATGCAGCAGAGGGAAGAATGAATGCAGAAGGGCTGGTAGAAGGGAATGGATCGACCCCAACACTTGGAGATTCTTCCAAGAGCTGTTAA
- the LOC100818027 gene encoding YTH domain-containing protein ECT2 isoform X1 — protein sequence MAAVAPSSDKTADLLQNLTLDSESKAIGVAEPAKKNGPAFSNGAAKGRAKPFNPNSCFVPNGYPSAYYYGGYDGQGDWNAYSRYMNLDGGMAQGVYGDSCSYMYHQGYGYTPYGTYAPPNSSSPMIQQDGQHYGLQQYQYPCSYYKSPASADVSFTPNKISVPQGEISTAVDADRVASSNVMNKGHTVNMANSDFTNKNGFNPFLTSSQHTSLNTNDSYQGTSLPAYASLSGYQGPRSTHGTQLPVPSDVSLVSDRQSKHGAKVGLSSSVVPVKDFTSQRNQRLPQPLPQYVSMSGSRHPSGLDLVSGFMNGMYPSNRMYSQYGNTFRPDSRFGSAGYGSRMGSFDSKFNGTGYGCGLKKSMDGFSELNKGPRAAKSSDNKNIKSLGPVTLLLKGQNLPVKSDNKEVPPVPDKEQYNGKDFAENYSDAKFFVIKSYSEDDIHKSIKYSAWASTPNGNKKLDAAYQEAKEKPGGCPIFLLFSVNTSGQFVGLAEMLGPVDFGKTVDYWQQDRWTGCFSVKWHVIKDIPNSVLRHITLENNENKPVTNSRDTQEVKFEKGVQIAKIFKEHSSQTCILDDFGFYEAREKATQEKKSKEQQLPKQVSKPSDFTFGTVTFPKSLDATLMNEAATANAAEGRMNAEGLVEGNGSTPTLGDSSKSC from the exons ATGGCAGCTGTTGCTCCTTCTTCTGACA AAACTGCAGATTTATTGCAGAATTTGACTCTGGACTCTGAGTCCAAAGCCATTGGAGTTGCTGAGCCTGCGAAGAAG AATGGACCTGCTTTTTCCAATGGGGCAGCTAAAGGGAGGGCCAAGCCATTCAATCCAAATTCATGCTTTGTTCCAAATGGATACCCATCTGCGTATTATTATGGAG GTTATGATGGGCAAGGTGATTGGAATGCTTATTCCAGATATATGAACCTTGATGGAGGGATGGCTCAA GGTGTTTATGGGGATAGCTGCTCTTACATGTACCATCAAGGTTATGGTTATACACCATATGGAACATATGCACCGCCCAATTCGTCTTCTCCAATGATTCAACAAGATGGCCAGCATTATGGGCTGCAACAGTACCAGTATCCTTGTTCTTATTACAAATCTCCAGCTTCTGCTGATGTGTCATTTACTCCAAACAAAATCAGTGTTCCACAAGGAGAAATATCAACTGCTGTTGATGCTGATCGTGTTGCTTCATCAAATGTTATGAATAAAGGACACACTGTTAACATGGCCAATAGTgattttactaataaaaatggGTTTAATCCATTTTTAACTAGTTCCCAGCACACATCTTTGAATACAAATGATTCTTATCAAGGGACTAGCTTGCCAGCTTATGCTTCTTTGTCAGGCTATCAGGGTCCAAGAAGCACCCATGGTACACAGCTGCCAGTCCCTTCAGATGTGTCCTTAGTATCTGATAGACAGTCCAAACATGGAGCCAAGGTTGGCTTATCTTCATCAGTAGTGCCTGTGAAAGATTTTACATCTCAAAGGAATCAAAGACTTCCTCAGCCACTTCCACAATACGTG AGCATGAGTGGTTCCAGACATCCATCTGGACTTGACCTGGTTTCTGGATTCATGAATGGGATGTATCCAAGCAACAGGATGTACAGCCAATATGGAAACACATTTAGGCCTGATTCTCGTTTTGGATCTGCTGGGTATGGATCTAGAATGGGTTCTTTCGATAGCAAATTTAATGGCACAGGGTATGGCTGCGGTTTAAAAAAAAGCATGGATGGTTTCAGCGAGCTAAATAAGGGACCCAGAGCTGCCAAGAGttctgataataaaaatatcaaaagtcTTGGACCTGTCACATTATTACTCAAAGGACAGAACCTTCCAGTGAAGAGTGATAACAAAGAAGTTCCTCCAGTTCCTGACAAGGAACAGTACAATGGGAAAGATTTTGCTGAGAATTATTCTGATGCAAAGTTTTTTGTCATCAAATCCTATAGTGAGGATGATATTCATAAAAGCATAAAATATAGCGCATGGGCAAGCACCCCTAACGGCAATAAAAAGCTGGATGCAGCATATCAGGAAGCCAAGGAGAAGCCCGGTGGCTGTcccatatttttgttattttcg GTCAACACTAGTGGGCAGTTTGTTGGTTTAGCAGAGATGTTGGGTCCTGTTGATTTTGGTAAAACTGTAGATTATTGGCAGCAGGACAGGTGGACTGGTTGTTTTTCTGTGAAGTGGCACGTCATAAAGGATATTCCAAATAGCGTGTTGAGGCACATAACgcttgaaaacaatgaaaacaaaCCTGTAACAAATAGCAGGGATACTCAGGAG GTTAAGTTTGAGAAGGGTGTTCAAATTGCCAAAATTTTCAAGGAGCATTCAAGCCAAACATGCATCTTGGATGATTTTGGGTTCTATGAGGCTCGTGAAAAGGCGACTCAGGAGAAAAAGTCCAAGGAACAGCAGTTACCAAAACAG GTCAGCAAGCCCAGTGATTTCACATTTGGGACAGTTACATTTCCAAAGTCTCTTGATGCAACCTTGATGAATGAAGCTGCTACTGCAAATGCAGCAGAGGGAAGAATGAATGCAGAAGGGCTGGTAGAAGGGAATGGATCGACCCCAACACTTGGAGATTCTTCCAAGAGCTGTTAA
- the LOC100788455 gene encoding photosynthetic NDH subunit of subcomplex B 2, chloroplastic gives MASFLSLSLPKLNLIKASSAANTNTTTTLPTAETLNEKFGRKGIKFLESDNIPIVELTVRNGSSLRLRIPDAHVTSYKPKVNWKDDGFQEVLYTIPATETGPYKAKGGVGLVMNELLQPGAKGLLPSTLEWTVNDVDSDSIDALQLELSCTSRFFDITYIVTLYPVSMATAVVAKNIGPKPATLTNAILSHFRFKKRGETAIQGLRSCSYIPHAPPSSPFQILTPSEATISEPPRWLSFGNEPEAKPGTWGQQALSITLLENKMSRVYAAPPKERLKAFYNTPPSKYETIDQGRGLCFRVIRMGFEDIYLSSPGSLSEKYGKDYFICTGPASILVPVTVNPGEEWRGAQVIEHDNLT, from the exons ATggcttcttttctttccttatcTCTTcccaaattaaacttaataaaGGCCTCTTCAGCAGCTAACACCAATACAACAACCACTCTTCCCACAGCTGAGACACTCAATGAGAAATTTGGCAGGAAAGGCATCAAGTTCTTGGAGTCTGATAACATTCCCATAGTTGAGCTAACAGTGAGAAATGGCAGCTCCTTGAGGCTGAGGATACCTGATGCTCATGTGACATCATACAAACCAAAAGTTAATTGGAAAGATGATGGCTTCCAGGAGGTTCTTTACACAATTCCTGCAACTGAAACTGGCCCTTACAAGGCCAAAGGTGGGGTTGGTTTGGTCATGAATGAATTGCTGCAACCTGGAGCCAAAGGGTTGCTCCCTTCCACTTTGGAGTGGACTGTAAATGATGTTGATTCTGATTCCATTGATGCTCTCCAG CTTGAATTAAGCTGCACTAGTAGATTCTTTGACATCACATACATTGTGACCCTCTATCCTGTGAGCATGGCCACAGCAGTTGTAGCTAAGAACATAGGCCCCAAGCCTGCCACTCTAACCAATGCTATTCTAAGCCATTTTAGATTCAAGAAAAGAGGTGAAACAGCAATTCAAGGCCTCAGAAGCTGCTCATATATTCCACACGCTCCTCCATCTTCTCCCTTTCAAATCTTGACCCCATCAGAAGCTACCATATCTGAGCCTCCTAGATGGTTGTCCTTTGGTAATGAGCCTGAAGCCAAGCCCGGCACGTGGGGTCAGCAAGCTTTGTCTATTACCCTCCTTGAGAATAAGATGAGTAGAGTTTATGCTGCGCCTCCAAAGGAAAGATTAAAGGCATTCTATAACACCCCTCCCTCCAAGTATGAAACCATTGATCAG GGACGTGGGCTTTGCTTCAGGGTGATAAGAATGGGTTTTGaggatatttatttatcaagcCCTGGTTCCTTGTCAGAGAAATATGGAAAGGACTACTTCATCTGCACTGGCCCTGCTTCAATACTGGTGCCTGTGACTGTAAATCCTGGTGAAGAATGGAGAGGGGCACAAGTTATTGAGCATGATAATTTAACATGA
- the LOC100818027 gene encoding YTH domain-containing protein ECT2 isoform X2, which yields MAAVAPSSDKTADLLQNLTLDSESKAIGVAEPAKKNGPAFSNGAAKGRAKPFNPNSCFVPNGYPSAYYYGGYDGQGDWNAYSRYMNLDGGMAQGVYGDSCSYMYHQGYGYTPYGTYAPPNSSSPMIQQDGQHYGLQQYHLPAYASLSGYQGPRSTHGTQLPVPSDVSLVSDRQSKHGAKVGLSSSVVPVKDFTSQRNQRLPQPLPQYVSMSGSRHPSGLDLVSGFMNGMYPSNRMYSQYGNTFRPDSRFGSAGYGSRMGSFDSKFNGTGYGCGLKKSMDGFSELNKGPRAAKSSDNKNIKSLGPVTLLLKGQNLPVKSDNKEVPPVPDKEQYNGKDFAENYSDAKFFVIKSYSEDDIHKSIKYSAWASTPNGNKKLDAAYQEAKEKPGGCPIFLLFSVNTSGQFVGLAEMLGPVDFGKTVDYWQQDRWTGCFSVKWHVIKDIPNSVLRHITLENNENKPVTNSRDTQEVKFEKGVQIAKIFKEHSSQTCILDDFGFYEAREKATQEKKSKEQQLPKQVSKPSDFTFGTVTFPKSLDATLMNEAATANAAEGRMNAEGLVEGNGSTPTLGDSSKSC from the exons ATGGCAGCTGTTGCTCCTTCTTCTGACA AAACTGCAGATTTATTGCAGAATTTGACTCTGGACTCTGAGTCCAAAGCCATTGGAGTTGCTGAGCCTGCGAAGAAG AATGGACCTGCTTTTTCCAATGGGGCAGCTAAAGGGAGGGCCAAGCCATTCAATCCAAATTCATGCTTTGTTCCAAATGGATACCCATCTGCGTATTATTATGGAG GTTATGATGGGCAAGGTGATTGGAATGCTTATTCCAGATATATGAACCTTGATGGAGGGATGGCTCAA GGTGTTTATGGGGATAGCTGCTCTTACATGTACCATCAAGGTTATGGTTATACACCATATGGAACATATGCACCGCCCAATTCGTCTTCTCCAATGATTCAACAAGATGGCCAGCATTATGGGCTGCAACAGTACCA CTTGCCAGCTTATGCTTCTTTGTCAGGCTATCAGGGTCCAAGAAGCACCCATGGTACACAGCTGCCAGTCCCTTCAGATGTGTCCTTAGTATCTGATAGACAGTCCAAACATGGAGCCAAGGTTGGCTTATCTTCATCAGTAGTGCCTGTGAAAGATTTTACATCTCAAAGGAATCAAAGACTTCCTCAGCCACTTCCACAATACGTG AGCATGAGTGGTTCCAGACATCCATCTGGACTTGACCTGGTTTCTGGATTCATGAATGGGATGTATCCAAGCAACAGGATGTACAGCCAATATGGAAACACATTTAGGCCTGATTCTCGTTTTGGATCTGCTGGGTATGGATCTAGAATGGGTTCTTTCGATAGCAAATTTAATGGCACAGGGTATGGCTGCGGTTTAAAAAAAAGCATGGATGGTTTCAGCGAGCTAAATAAGGGACCCAGAGCTGCCAAGAGttctgataataaaaatatcaaaagtcTTGGACCTGTCACATTATTACTCAAAGGACAGAACCTTCCAGTGAAGAGTGATAACAAAGAAGTTCCTCCAGTTCCTGACAAGGAACAGTACAATGGGAAAGATTTTGCTGAGAATTATTCTGATGCAAAGTTTTTTGTCATCAAATCCTATAGTGAGGATGATATTCATAAAAGCATAAAATATAGCGCATGGGCAAGCACCCCTAACGGCAATAAAAAGCTGGATGCAGCATATCAGGAAGCCAAGGAGAAGCCCGGTGGCTGTcccatatttttgttattttcg GTCAACACTAGTGGGCAGTTTGTTGGTTTAGCAGAGATGTTGGGTCCTGTTGATTTTGGTAAAACTGTAGATTATTGGCAGCAGGACAGGTGGACTGGTTGTTTTTCTGTGAAGTGGCACGTCATAAAGGATATTCCAAATAGCGTGTTGAGGCACATAACgcttgaaaacaatgaaaacaaaCCTGTAACAAATAGCAGGGATACTCAGGAG GTTAAGTTTGAGAAGGGTGTTCAAATTGCCAAAATTTTCAAGGAGCATTCAAGCCAAACATGCATCTTGGATGATTTTGGGTTCTATGAGGCTCGTGAAAAGGCGACTCAGGAGAAAAAGTCCAAGGAACAGCAGTTACCAAAACAG GTCAGCAAGCCCAGTGATTTCACATTTGGGACAGTTACATTTCCAAAGTCTCTTGATGCAACCTTGATGAATGAAGCTGCTACTGCAAATGCAGCAGAGGGAAGAATGAATGCAGAAGGGCTGGTAGAAGGGAATGGATCGACCCCAACACTTGGAGATTCTTCCAAGAGCTGTTAA